Proteins from a single region of Mucilaginibacter daejeonensis:
- a CDS encoding TonB-dependent receptor — translation MRKVLLLSMMFLLATVAAFAQVTTSSLTGVLKDSKGEALVGATVKATHLPSGSNYSTATNADGRYTIANMRVGGPYRVTISYIGFETKTVNDITLTLGQPYVLNTTMAATGTVLTDVVVTGTANKLLSSNRQGTSTNISTREINTLPTITRNLNDLTRITPQATSTNNGAIGGGNSRQNQVTVDGSNFTNRFGIGSNLPASGSPISLDALQEISVNVTPFDVKQGGFIGSSVNAITRSGTNQIEGSVYTYWRNDKLQGNKVGDNTPFTKQRLQQNQTGFRIGGPIIKDKLFLFVNGEFMKQTSPGQQFVAATTANPFVIGNTANIKRPTETQLNDIRSYLQSKYGYETGPYQGYDFKSKNNKFLARLDWNINDNNKINVRYSQVESSSPSFVSTSRSPLSAFSQTRTSQYALQFANANYAQDQNLYSGALEWNSNNLFGSKVSNTLRVTYDHQNDPRSSQSSLFPFVDILQDGLPLTSFGYEPFTYGNLRDVKTTTVYDYVTLTAGKHNITAGVQGEFSRTTNGFQRFGTGYYTFASWADFVNGAKPQDFAITYPLNQGFNQAFPSFKFAQYSVYGQDDISISDRFHVTPGLRIDIPTFPGTDEIKTHPLVAGLAFNNGVRVNTGALPKSRVMFSPRVGFNYDVNGDRSVVLRGGTGIFTGQIPFVWIVSQSGDSGLLQFTQTYVGQANTPGPFNPDPTAYRPTTLPTVGGAIPSAISAMDPNLKFPQVWGSSLAVDAKLPWGVVGTLEGIYKKDINNVYGTNVNLVTPTALAISGYADTREIYPSSNGSKFVNPISSTGQPLANGTATGANAFNTIVLTNGKGGHYYNVTAKLEKTFSHGFAGMVAYSRSGAKNIFDGSGDQLINTWSLTQVVNNANTPPLSYANYVVPNRVIASVQYRQEYLKHLATTISLFYEGSITGRFSYIYSNDFNRDGQTNDLIYVPKDASEITFVPVTYGGVTYTPQQQSDAFFAYVSQDKYLSKRMGKYAERNGAQYPWRNQVDFKFLQDLFVNVGGKRNTIQFSFDVFNFGNLLNKKWGSYKLVNNSSILVPTNTSSLSANGTTKPTFQLGQDRGSLITNTFRDDVSLNSTYYMQFGLRYIFQ, via the coding sequence GGTCAGCCTTATGTGCTTAATACCACTATGGCCGCTACCGGTACTGTACTTACCGATGTGGTAGTTACCGGCACAGCTAACAAATTGCTGAGCAGCAACAGACAAGGTACTTCTACAAACATCAGCACCCGTGAGATCAACACTTTACCAACGATCACCCGTAACCTGAATGACCTGACCCGTATCACACCTCAGGCTACTTCTACTAACAACGGTGCTATAGGTGGTGGTAACTCTCGTCAAAACCAGGTAACTGTTGATGGATCTAACTTTACCAACCGTTTCGGTATCGGTAGCAACCTGCCAGCAAGCGGTTCGCCAATATCATTGGACGCGTTGCAGGAGATCTCGGTCAATGTTACTCCATTTGACGTTAAACAAGGTGGTTTCATTGGTAGCTCGGTGAACGCGATCACCCGTTCAGGTACTAACCAGATCGAAGGTTCGGTTTACACCTACTGGAGAAATGATAAATTGCAAGGTAACAAGGTAGGTGATAACACCCCTTTCACTAAGCAAAGACTTCAGCAGAACCAAACCGGTTTCCGTATCGGTGGCCCGATCATTAAAGACAAATTGTTCTTGTTCGTGAACGGCGAGTTCATGAAACAGACCTCTCCAGGTCAGCAATTCGTTGCCGCTACTACTGCTAACCCATTTGTTATCGGTAACACTGCAAATATCAAACGCCCAACTGAAACTCAGTTGAATGACATCCGCAGCTACCTGCAATCAAAATACGGTTATGAGACCGGTCCATACCAAGGATATGATTTTAAAAGCAAGAACAACAAGTTCCTTGCCCGTTTAGACTGGAACATCAATGACAACAACAAGATCAACGTACGTTACAGCCAAGTAGAGAGCTCATCTCCAAGCTTTGTAAGTACTTCACGTAGTCCATTGTCAGCTTTTTCGCAAACTCGTACCAGTCAGTACGCTTTACAATTCGCTAACGCTAACTACGCTCAAGATCAAAACTTATACTCAGGTGCTTTGGAATGGAACTCTAACAACCTATTCGGTTCTAAGGTATCTAACACTTTACGTGTGACCTACGATCACCAAAACGATCCACGTAGCTCACAAAGCTCATTGTTCCCATTTGTTGACATCTTGCAAGATGGTCTTCCGTTGACCTCATTTGGTTACGAGCCATTTACTTATGGTAACTTGCGTGACGTAAAGACCACCACTGTGTATGATTATGTGACCCTTACCGCAGGTAAACACAACATCACCGCAGGTGTTCAAGGTGAGTTCAGCAGAACCACCAATGGTTTCCAACGTTTCGGTACCGGTTACTACACTTTTGCTTCATGGGCTGATTTTGTGAACGGTGCAAAACCTCAAGACTTTGCGATCACTTACCCGCTTAACCAAGGCTTTAACCAAGCTTTCCCAAGCTTCAAATTCGCTCAGTACTCTGTATATGGTCAGGATGACATCTCCATTAGCGACAGATTCCACGTTACTCCAGGTTTACGTATCGACATCCCTACCTTCCCAGGTACTGACGAGATCAAGACCCATCCATTAGTAGCAGGCTTAGCTTTCAACAATGGTGTAAGAGTGAACACAGGTGCTTTACCAAAAAGCCGTGTGATGTTCTCGCCACGTGTTGGTTTCAACTACGATGTGAACGGCGACCGTTCAGTGGTATTACGCGGTGGTACCGGTATCTTTACTGGTCAGATCCCATTTGTATGGATCGTTTCACAATCAGGTGACTCAGGCTTACTGCAATTTACTCAAACTTATGTAGGTCAGGCTAACACTCCTGGTCCGTTCAACCCAGATCCAACCGCTTACCGTCCAACAACATTGCCAACCGTAGGTGGTGCTATCCCGAGCGCGATCAGTGCTATGGATCCTAACCTGAAATTCCCTCAGGTATGGGGTAGCAGCTTAGCTGTAGATGCTAAGTTACCTTGGGGCGTAGTAGGTACGTTAGAAGGTATCTATAAAAAAGATATCAATAACGTTTACGGTACTAACGTGAACTTGGTTACCCCAACTGCTTTGGCTATCTCGGGTTATGCTGACACCCGTGAGATCTATCCATCATCTAACGGTTCTAAATTCGTTAACCCAATATCAAGCACTGGTCAGCCTTTGGCTAATGGTACTGCTACTGGCGCAAATGCGTTCAACACTATCGTGTTGACCAACGGTAAAGGTGGCCACTACTACAACGTGACCGCTAAGTTAGAGAAGACCTTCAGTCATGGTTTTGCCGGTATGGTGGCTTACAGCCGCAGCGGTGCTAAGAACATATTTGACGGTAGCGGTGATCAGCTGATCAACACCTGGTCACTTACTCAGGTAGTTAATAACGCTAACACTCCTCCGTTAAGCTACGCTAACTACGTGGTGCCTAACCGTGTGATCGCCAGCGTGCAATACCGCCAAGAGTATTTGAAGCACTTAGCAACAACTATCTCATTGTTCTATGAAGGTTCGATCACTGGTCGTTTCTCTTACATCTATTCGAACGACTTTAACCGTGACGGTCAAACCAATGACCTGATCTACGTTCCTAAGGATGCAAGCGAGATCACTTTCGTACCGGTTACTTATGGTGGTGTAACTTATACTCCACAACAACAAAGCGATGCTTTCTTTGCTTACGTTTCTCAAGACAAATACCTGAGCAAACGCATGGGTAAATACGCTGAACGTAACGGTGCCCAATACCCATGGAGAAATCAGGTTGACTTTAAGTTCCTGCAAGACCTGTTTGTTAACGTAGGTGGCAAACGCAACACGATCCAGTTCTCGTTCGACGTGTTCAACTTTGGTAACCTGTTGAACAAGAAATGGGGTTCTTACAAATTAGTGAACAACTCATCTATCCTGGTGCCTACTAACACCAGCTCTTTGAGTGCTAACGGTACTACCAAACCGACCTTCCAATTAGGTCAAGACAGAGGTTCATTGATCACCAACACCTTCAGAGATGACGTGAGCTTGAACTCAACTTACTATATGCAGTTCGGTCTGCGTTACATTTTTCAATAA
- a CDS encoding AIR synthase related protein, giving the protein MSDQRYDQRGVSASKDDVHNAIKNIDKGLFPKAFCKIIPDILTNDPEWCNIMHADGAGTKSSLAYVYWKQTGDLSVWRGIAQDAIIMNLDDLLCVGATDNILLSSTIGRNKNLIPGEVIAAIINGTEEILQELRDHGIGIYSTGGETADVGDLVRTIIVDSTVTCRLKRADVISNHRIQPGNVIVGLASYGQATYEHEYNGGMGSNGLTSARHDVFNKSIAQQFPESFDPAVPESLVFSGDKNLTDLIDIGNGRTTTAGKLVLSPTRTYAPVIKKILDAYRSQIHGMVHCSGGAQTKVLHFVDDVHVIKDNLFPVPPLFKLIHEQSGTSWQEMYKVFNMGHRMELYLPQEIAQEVIAISQSFGIEAQIIGRVEAADKKQVTVRSEFGEFIYN; this is encoded by the coding sequence ATCTCTGACCAAAGATATGACCAGCGCGGGGTATCAGCCTCTAAGGATGATGTTCATAACGCTATCAAGAACATCGACAAAGGACTTTTCCCAAAAGCATTTTGCAAGATAATCCCTGATATATTAACTAACGACCCTGAATGGTGCAATATTATGCATGCCGACGGTGCCGGCACTAAGTCATCACTGGCTTACGTGTACTGGAAACAGACCGGCGACCTTTCTGTTTGGCGCGGGATCGCTCAGGATGCCATTATCATGAACCTGGATGATCTGCTTTGCGTGGGAGCTACTGATAATATCCTGCTCTCATCCACCATTGGCCGTAACAAGAACCTGATACCGGGCGAGGTGATCGCCGCCATCATCAATGGTACTGAAGAGATATTACAGGAATTACGCGACCACGGCATTGGCATTTACAGCACCGGCGGCGAAACGGCCGACGTGGGCGACCTAGTACGCACCATCATTGTGGACAGTACCGTTACCTGCCGCTTAAAGCGCGCGGACGTGATCTCGAACCACCGCATACAACCCGGCAATGTGATCGTAGGCCTGGCCTCTTATGGTCAAGCTACTTACGAGCATGAGTACAACGGTGGCATGGGTTCGAACGGACTCACCTCCGCCCGTCATGATGTGTTCAACAAAAGCATCGCACAACAGTTCCCTGAAAGCTTTGACCCTGCAGTACCTGAAAGCCTGGTATTTTCGGGTGACAAGAACCTGACCGACCTCATCGATATCGGCAACGGGCGAACCACAACCGCGGGCAAGCTGGTGCTATCTCCTACCCGTACCTATGCACCGGTGATCAAAAAGATACTCGACGCTTACCGCAGCCAGATCCACGGCATGGTACATTGCAGCGGTGGCGCACAAACCAAGGTCTTACACTTTGTAGATGATGTGCATGTGATCAAAGACAACCTTTTCCCTGTACCTCCGTTATTCAAGCTGATCCATGAGCAATCAGGCACCAGCTGGCAGGAAATGTACAAGGTGTTTAATATGGGTCACCGTATGGAGCTTTACTTACCTCAGGAGATCGCGCAGGAGGTGATCGCCATCTCGCAAAGTTTCGGCATCGAGGCGCAGATCATTGGCCGCGTGGAAGCTGCCGATAAAAAGCAAGTGACCGTTAGATCAGAGTTCGGCGAGTTCATTTACAACTAA
- a CDS encoding chloride channel protein, with protein sequence MVKYTAYCFKIITFALHQHLAMFKKLNIYINHWRARQTNSRTFLLYSSVYVGILGGLAAVVLKYLVHFMEELSRELAARVPYHYSFLLLPAVGILLTVAYQHLINRDSMQKGIGNLLMNIKRNKANIKHDNAYAHLISSSLTVGFGGSSGLEAPIVVTGAAIGSNTGRFFKLSTYEKTVLLAAGSAAGIAAVFNSPIAGVLFALEVIIGEITIPTFIPLLIASATGAVVGKLLNPRQLFHLVTEGWLVQALPFYALLGIFSGLVAVYINKVGHDLERGIFTKQNRYVRAIAGGLLLGVLILLFPPLFGEGYHYMQAILNGNIEALKEESLYADWLSKPLIMLLFIGALVFIKIVATGITLGAGGNGGTFAPTMFTGAFLGLLVAYGINQTGLIHLNTSNFIAVGMAGALSGVLHAPLTAIFLIAEITGGYLLFIPLMVVSAISYIISRYFKSYNAYWESLIHEKDIHPDQDHSMLNEMRLDTLINKKYVAVDPDMSLDDLYHILATTTANIFAVVDADHQLKGVIWMDAIRKEFFNTDHAQTTVADVMVAPPALISYNQPVSSVMTVFDNLDAWQLPVVRDGKFVGFVSKSVLLDQYRQVFIKQHKHADFFAK encoded by the coding sequence ATGGTCAAATATACAGCTTACTGTTTTAAGATCATTACTTTTGCGTTACATCAGCACCTTGCCATGTTCAAAAAGCTTAACATTTACATTAACCATTGGCGTGCCCGTCAAACCAATAGTCGTACATTTTTATTGTACAGCAGTGTATATGTAGGCATTTTAGGCGGTCTTGCGGCAGTAGTATTGAAATACCTGGTGCATTTTATGGAGGAACTGAGCCGCGAGTTGGCGGCACGTGTTCCTTATCATTACAGCTTTTTGTTATTGCCCGCCGTGGGTATATTGCTTACGGTAGCGTACCAGCACCTGATCAATCGGGACAGTATGCAAAAGGGGATAGGCAACCTGCTGATGAACATCAAACGTAACAAAGCCAACATCAAGCATGATAACGCTTATGCGCATTTGATCAGTAGTTCGCTTACGGTGGGCTTCGGCGGTTCGTCAGGCTTGGAGGCGCCTATCGTGGTCACCGGTGCGGCCATTGGATCTAATACCGGGCGTTTCTTCAAGTTGAGCACTTACGAAAAGACCGTGTTGCTGGCCGCCGGATCGGCTGCGGGTATTGCGGCGGTATTCAACAGCCCGATAGCAGGTGTACTGTTCGCACTCGAGGTGATCATTGGCGAGATCACTATCCCAACCTTTATTCCGCTGCTCATTGCCTCGGCAACAGGTGCAGTGGTGGGTAAATTACTCAACCCACGGCAATTGTTCCACCTCGTTACCGAAGGTTGGCTTGTGCAGGCCTTGCCCTTTTATGCTTTGCTGGGGATATTTAGCGGTTTAGTGGCCGTGTACATCAATAAGGTAGGGCATGACCTGGAGAGGGGTATCTTCACTAAACAGAACCGCTATGTGCGGGCCATTGCAGGTGGCTTATTATTAGGTGTGCTGATCCTGCTCTTCCCGCCGCTTTTCGGCGAGGGGTACCATTACATGCAAGCTATCTTGAATGGTAATATCGAAGCCTTAAAAGAGGAATCCTTATATGCCGACTGGCTGTCGAAGCCACTCATCATGCTTTTGTTTATCGGTGCGTTGGTGTTCATCAAGATCGTGGCTACAGGTATCACCCTTGGGGCCGGTGGTAACGGCGGTACTTTTGCGCCCACCATGTTCACCGGGGCTTTTTTGGGTTTACTTGTAGCATACGGCATAAATCAGACCGGCCTGATCCACTTGAACACCAGTAATTTTATAGCAGTCGGGATGGCGGGGGCGCTAAGCGGGGTGCTGCATGCACCACTGACGGCGATATTCCTTATTGCCGAGATAACTGGCGGTTACCTGTTATTCATCCCATTGATGGTGGTATCGGCCATCTCTTACATCATATCCCGATACTTCAAGTCGTACAATGCTTACTGGGAGTCGCTTATCCACGAAAAGGATATTCATCCTGATCAGGACCATAGTATGCTGAACGAGATGCGGCTGGATACGCTGATCAATAAAAAGTATGTGGCCGTAGACCCTGACATGTCCCTTGACGACCTGTATCATATCCTTGCTACCACAACAGCCAATATATTCGCCGTGGTAGATGCCGACCATCAATTAAAAGGAGTGATCTGGATGGACGCGATCCGCAAGGAATTCTTCAACACCGACCATGCCCAAACCACCGTTGCTGATGTGATGGTGGCCCCGCCTGCACTGATCAGCTACAACCAGCCTGTAAGCAGCGTGATGACCGTATTTGATAATCTGGATGCCTGGCAGCTGCCCGTAGTGCGCGATGGAAAGTTCGTTGGCTTCGTATCCAAATCGGTACTGCTCGACCAGTACCGCCAGGTGTTCATCAAACAGCACAAACACGCCGACTTTTTTGCTAAGTAA
- a CDS encoding glutamine synthetase III family protein — MSNIRFNALQTVLSRTIPEIKPPSPKISDFFGANVFDKKKMKQYLSTEAYESIIESIEQGVPIEREVADQVASAMKAWAISKDATHYTHWFQPLTGTTAEKHDAFFEMTADGAMEKFSGNALAQQEPDASSFPSGGIRNTFEARGYTAWDPSSPAFIMGRTLCIPTVFVSYTGEALDYKAPLLKALHALDKAAVDICQYFDKSIEKVHASLGIEQEYFLVDLALFNARPDLYLTGRTLFGHMSAKNQQLEDHYFGSIPTRVYAFMQDFENEALQLGIPVKTRHNEVAPSQFECAPIFEEINLAIDHNQLLTDIMDRVGKRHNFKVLLHEKPYAGVNGSGKHNNWSMVTNTGKNLLSPGKTPKSNLMFLTFFVNTIKAVYEHADILRASIASVNNDHRLGANEAPPAIISIFLGSQLSDVLDEIETSRISKKAKVEALLWQGIPKIPQILQDNTDRNRTSPFAFTGNKFELRAVGSSANSANPMTILNLIVADQLKKFKVDVDKLLKKGEKKDVALLTIIKRYIKESKAIRFEGNGYSEEWEKLAAERDLPNIKTTPKALDALITEKAQNVFETTGVFSRREAHARHEILLDDFYKKLQIEARVMGELVNSVIIPAGITYQSKLVENVRGLKEIGLDESTYSAQVDIIKRIADHINFIKTNTEEMVEERKKANAIDDTREKAIAYDEKVKPYFDGIRYHVDKLEQLVDDSLWPLPKFRELLFIK, encoded by the coding sequence ATGTCAAACATTCGCTTTAATGCTCTACAAACGGTACTCAGCCGTACAATTCCTGAAATAAAGCCACCGTCGCCCAAGATCTCTGACTTTTTTGGCGCAAATGTGTTCGATAAAAAGAAAATGAAACAATATCTATCGACTGAAGCTTACGAAAGCATCATCGAGTCGATAGAACAAGGTGTACCGATCGAGCGTGAGGTGGCCGACCAGGTAGCCTCGGCCATGAAAGCATGGGCCATCAGCAAAGATGCTACCCATTATACTCACTGGTTCCAGCCGCTTACCGGTACCACTGCCGAAAAACATGACGCCTTTTTTGAAATGACCGCCGATGGCGCCATGGAAAAATTCAGTGGCAACGCACTGGCCCAGCAAGAGCCCGATGCATCGAGCTTCCCGAGTGGCGGCATCCGTAATACTTTCGAGGCCCGCGGCTACACTGCCTGGGATCCGTCATCACCGGCGTTCATCATGGGTCGCACCTTATGTATTCCTACCGTGTTCGTATCATATACCGGAGAGGCCCTCGACTATAAAGCTCCTTTATTAAAGGCATTGCATGCACTCGATAAGGCCGCGGTAGACATTTGCCAGTACTTTGACAAGAGCATTGAAAAGGTACATGCCTCATTAGGTATAGAGCAGGAATACTTTTTGGTGGATCTGGCACTGTTCAACGCCCGCCCCGACCTGTATTTGACCGGCCGTACTCTGTTCGGCCATATGTCGGCCAAGAACCAGCAGTTGGAAGATCACTATTTTGGATCGATCCCTACCCGGGTGTACGCCTTTATGCAGGATTTTGAGAACGAAGCATTGCAACTGGGCATCCCTGTGAAGACCCGCCATAATGAGGTAGCACCATCTCAATTTGAGTGCGCCCCTATATTTGAAGAGATCAACCTGGCCATTGACCATAACCAGTTATTGACCGATATTATGGACCGCGTGGGCAAGCGCCATAACTTTAAAGTGTTGCTGCACGAAAAGCCTTACGCCGGCGTGAACGGGTCAGGTAAGCACAACAACTGGAGCATGGTGACCAATACCGGTAAGAACTTATTATCGCCGGGTAAAACGCCCAAGAGCAACCTGATGTTCCTGACCTTCTTTGTAAACACCATCAAGGCGGTATATGAGCATGCTGACATCTTGCGTGCATCGATAGCCTCCGTGAACAACGATCACCGCCTAGGTGCTAACGAAGCTCCACCTGCCATTATCTCTATCTTCCTGGGCAGCCAGCTAAGCGATGTGCTCGACGAGATCGAGACCTCGCGTATCAGCAAAAAAGCCAAGGTAGAAGCGCTGCTGTGGCAAGGTATCCCGAAGATCCCGCAGATCCTACAGGACAATACCGACCGTAACCGCACCTCTCCTTTTGCCTTCACCGGTAATAAGTTCGAGCTGCGTGCTGTAGGTTCATCGGCCAACTCGGCCAACCCGATGACCATCCTGAACCTGATCGTTGCCGATCAGCTCAAAAAGTTCAAGGTAGATGTAGATAAGCTGCTGAAAAAAGGTGAGAAAAAGGACGTTGCCCTGCTTACCATCATCAAGCGTTATATCAAAGAATCGAAAGCTATTCGCTTTGAAGGCAACGGTTATAGCGAAGAGTGGGAGAAACTGGCCGCCGAGCGCGACCTGCCTAATATAAAGACCACACCTAAAGCGCTTGACGCCCTGATCACCGAAAAGGCTCAGAACGTATTTGAGACCACCGGTGTGTTCAGCCGCAGAGAGGCACATGCCCGCCACGAGATCCTGCTCGACGACTTTTACAAAAAACTACAGATCGAGGCCCGCGTAATGGGCGAACTGGTGAACAGCGTGATCATCCCGGCAGGTATCACTTACCAAAGCAAACTGGTAGAGAACGTACGGGGCTTGAAAGAGATCGGGCTTGACGAATCGACCTACAGTGCTCAGGTAGACATCATCAAACGGATCGCTGATCACATCAACTTCATCAAGACCAATACCGAGGAGATGGTTGAAGAGCGCAAGAAAGCCAACGCCATCGACGATACTCGTGAAAAGGCTATCGCGTACGACGAAAAGGTAAAGCCTTACTTTGATGGCATCCGCTATCATGTTGACAAACTGGAGCAACTGGTGGACGACTCTTTATGGCCGCTGCCCAAATTCAGAGAACTCCTGTTCATTAAATAA
- a CDS encoding ammonium transporter, whose protein sequence is MENSFKRFLPFLILLAIAVAAIFVPALPDFADATKYNGADIAWVIVAAALVFLMTPGLAFFYGGMVTRKNVLSTMIKSVVAAGVVTVLWIVVGYSLCFGDSIGGFIGDPRTHLFFKGVNSSGPWDLAPTIPRSLFSVFQLMFAIITPGLVVGAIAERIRFTSYILFTVLFSLLVYCPLAHWSWHPKGFLAVMGVWDFAGGTVVHISAGCAALAGALVLKRRKAHIEGLSVPPANIPYVLIGTGLLWFGWFGFNAGSALGANALAVSAFLTTNTAAGAAGLSWMFFDVVRGKKPSVLGFCIGAVVGLVAITPGAGFVAIPQSIFIGFIAAIISNLVAHWKTTTSLDDTLDVFPCHGVGGVVGMILTGVFATKTVNSAGPNGLLYGDPGFFFTQLKALLIVVPFSFIVSFLIFKLVNLIEPLRVTAEEEEVGLDYSQHDERYTSQRLTV, encoded by the coding sequence ATGGAAAATTCGTTCAAAAGGTTCCTGCCATTTCTCATTTTGCTCGCGATAGCCGTCGCGGCCATCTTTGTCCCGGCACTGCCCGACTTTGCAGATGCTACCAAGTATAACGGTGCGGATATCGCATGGGTTATAGTGGCAGCTGCTTTGGTGTTCTTAATGACCCCAGGCCTCGCGTTCTTTTATGGTGGTATGGTTACCCGTAAGAACGTACTTTCTACCATGATCAAAAGCGTTGTAGCAGCTGGTGTTGTTACCGTATTATGGATCGTTGTAGGTTACAGCCTTTGCTTTGGTGATTCGATCGGTGGATTCATCGGCGACCCAAGAACTCACCTGTTCTTTAAAGGCGTGAACTCAAGCGGTCCATGGGATCTGGCACCAACTATCCCACGTTCATTGTTCTCGGTATTCCAACTGATGTTCGCGATCATTACCCCAGGTCTGGTGGTAGGTGCCATTGCCGAGCGTATCCGTTTTACATCTTACATCCTGTTCACTGTACTGTTCAGCCTGTTGGTATATTGCCCATTGGCACACTGGAGCTGGCATCCGAAAGGCTTTTTGGCCGTAATGGGTGTTTGGGATTTCGCCGGTGGTACCGTTGTACACATCTCGGCCGGTTGCGCTGCTTTGGCTGGTGCATTGGTTTTAAAACGTCGTAAAGCTCATATCGAAGGCTTGAGCGTTCCTCCAGCTAACATACCTTATGTATTGATCGGTACCGGTCTGCTTTGGTTCGGTTGGTTCGGTTTCAATGCCGGTTCGGCTTTAGGTGCAAATGCCCTGGCAGTATCAGCTTTCCTGACAACTAACACCGCTGCTGGCGCTGCTGGCCTGTCATGGATGTTCTTTGACGTGGTTCGTGGTAAAAAGCCTTCAGTATTAGGTTTCTGTATAGGTGCGGTGGTAGGCTTAGTAGCTATCACTCCGGGTGCAGGTTTTGTGGCCATCCCACAAAGTATCTTCATCGGCTTCATCGCGGCTATCATCTCTAACCTGGTAGCTCACTGGAAAACCACTACCAGCCTTGACGATACACTTGACGTGTTCCCTTGCCATGGTGTAGGTGGTGTGGTAGGTATGATCCTTACCGGTGTGTTTGCCACCAAGACCGTTAATAGCGCAGGCCCTAACGGTTTACTTTACGGTGATCCGGGCTTTTTCTTCACTCAGTTGAAAGCCTTACTGATCGTGGTTCCGTTCAGCTTCATCGTTTCATTCCTGATCTTTAAACTGGTCAACCTGATCGAACCACTTCGCGTAACTGCCGAAGAAGAAGAAGTTGGTTTGGATTACAGCCAGCACGACGAGCGTTACACTTCACAACGCTTAACTGTATAA
- a CDS encoding porin: MKKKFLLAGAFVLATLASKAQQDTSRTADPGLTFFGSVDTYYKLDLQNRKASNIGTSFASDPNSVSIGMVDLGVKKKYQRALFVGELSFGPRGQYQSIPNGEDGNSFHIQNLYVGYDLTDQLNVTAGYMSTFVGYEVISPVGNFNYSTSYLFTNGPFQNAGLKLTYVFSDKVSLMAGIFNDTWNVYRSVSDVSTFGAQLMVSPVKGWTAYLNVLSGKRSGTELDLTSAYQITDAFKLGLNAADFSAPNDGGGFAGAALYPQLAVSKAVTLGLRGEFFKNKSKTGGAFSNINPGDNVKAFTFTANVKAGGLTFIPEVRLDNASKASNFLKSNGAVTKTASQFVLAAVYAF, encoded by the coding sequence ATGAAAAAGAAATTTTTACTCGCAGGCGCATTCGTGTTAGCTACGTTAGCATCAAAGGCGCAACAAGACACCTCCAGGACGGCCGACCCGGGCCTTACTTTTTTTGGCTCGGTGGATACTTACTACAAGCTTGACCTACAGAACCGTAAAGCGTCCAACATTGGTACCAGCTTTGCCAGTGATCCAAATTCGGTATCGATCGGTATGGTAGATCTGGGTGTTAAAAAGAAATATCAGCGTGCCTTGTTCGTGGGTGAATTGTCGTTCGGTCCGCGGGGTCAGTACCAATCGATCCCTAATGGCGAGGACGGCAACAGCTTCCACATCCAGAACCTGTACGTAGGCTATGATCTGACCGATCAGTTGAACGTTACGGCCGGTTACATGTCAACCTTTGTGGGTTACGAGGTGATATCGCCTGTGGGCAACTTCAACTACTCTACATCATACCTGTTCACTAACGGTCCGTTCCAGAACGCGGGTTTGAAACTGACCTATGTCTTTAGCGATAAAGTAAGCCTGATGGCCGGTATCTTTAACGATACCTGGAACGTTTACCGTTCGGTGAGCGATGTTTCTACCTTTGGCGCACAGTTAATGGTGTCTCCTGTTAAAGGATGGACCGCTTATTTGAACGTATTGAGTGGCAAGCGCTCAGGTACCGAATTGGACCTGACCAGTGCTTACCAGATCACCGACGCCTTTAAATTGGGCCTGAACGCGGCCGATTTCTCGGCACCTAATGATGGTGGCGGTTTCGCAGGCGCGGCCTTGTACCCACAACTGGCCGTTTCAAAGGCGGTTACCCTGGGCTTACGCGGCGAGTTCTTCAAGAACAAAAGCAAGACCGGTGGTGCGTTCTCGAACATTAACCCGGGCGATAATGTTAAGGCCTTCACTTTTACGGCCAACGTAAAGGCAGGTGGTTTGACCTTTATCCCTGAGGTTAGGTTAGATAACGCCAGCAAGGCCTCTAACTTCCTGAAAAGTAATGGTGCAGTTACCAAGACCGCTTCACAATTCGTGTTAGCGGCAGTGTATGCATTTTAA